One part of the Sphingobacterium sp. LZ7M1 genome encodes these proteins:
- a CDS encoding HAD family hydrolase: protein MVLKKFAAIKAVVLDVDGVLTDGRLLVTEAGEQLRSFFVKDGYAMQLAIKMGLDIWVISGGNSEGVRKRLEGLGIQEIHLGVRNKMDVMTQLTEKHELQMEDLMYVGDDMPDYEVMQVVGIAVCPSDAVEDIKTISHYMSPKKGGEGVVRDVLEKILKLKGRWGVQTEIKSV, encoded by the coding sequence ATGGTGCTTAAGAAATTTGCTGCAATCAAAGCAGTTGTTTTAGATGTTGACGGGGTCCTGACGGATGGCCGACTTTTGGTTACAGAAGCGGGTGAACAGTTGCGTTCTTTTTTTGTGAAAGATGGCTATGCCATGCAATTGGCAATTAAAATGGGTTTAGATATTTGGGTGATATCAGGTGGAAATTCCGAGGGTGTCAGAAAGAGATTGGAAGGTCTGGGTATTCAAGAGATACATTTAGGTGTAAGAAATAAAATGGATGTCATGACCCAACTTACCGAAAAACACGAATTGCAAATGGAGGATTTGATGTACGTAGGAGATGACATGCCAGATTATGAGGTAATGCAGGTAGTGGGAATCGCTGTCTGTCCTAGTGATGCCGTGGAGGATATCAAGACCATCTCGCATTACATGTCACCGAAAAAAGGAGGGGAAGGAGTTGTCCGTGATGTCTTGGAGAAAATATTGAAATTGAAAGGTCGTTGGGGCGTACAGACAGAAATAAAGAGTGTTTAA
- the trpB gene encoding tryptophan synthase subunit beta produces MSKYQVNNKGYYGPFGGAYIPEMLYPNVEELQNQYLQIMEDPSFKEEFEYLLRDYVGRPSPLYHAQRLSEKYNAKIFLKREDLNHTGAHKINNTIGQILLAEKLGKKRIIAETGAGQHGVATATVCALKGLECVVYMGEIDIQRQAPNVARMKMMGAKVVAATSGSKTLKDATNEALRDWINNPVDTHYIIGSVVGPHPYPDMVARFQSIISEETKKQLLEKTGKETPDIVMACVGGGSNAAGMFYHFLDDEDVQLIAVEAAGHGVDSGESAATTVLGNEGVLHGSRSILMQTEHGQVIEPYSISAGLDYPGIGPQHAWLFKSGRGSYVSATDDEAMQAGLQLTKLEGIIPAIESSHALAHLEKMNFKGDETVVICLSGRGDKDLDNYMKYFGL; encoded by the coding sequence ATGAGCAAATATCAAGTAAATAATAAAGGATACTATGGACCATTCGGCGGGGCCTATATTCCTGAAATGCTTTATCCAAATGTCGAAGAATTGCAAAACCAATACTTGCAAATAATGGAAGACCCTTCTTTCAAGGAAGAATTTGAATACTTATTACGTGATTATGTAGGCAGACCCTCTCCCCTATATCATGCTCAACGTCTTTCGGAAAAATACAATGCCAAAATATTTTTGAAACGTGAAGACCTGAACCATACAGGAGCGCACAAGATCAACAATACCATCGGACAGATCTTGCTTGCCGAGAAACTAGGCAAGAAGCGTATCATTGCAGAAACTGGCGCTGGGCAGCACGGTGTGGCCACGGCTACCGTATGTGCCCTGAAAGGCTTGGAATGTGTGGTTTATATGGGCGAGATCGATATCCAAAGACAGGCTCCCAATGTAGCCCGAATGAAGATGATGGGTGCAAAAGTAGTAGCTGCCACATCAGGGAGCAAAACCCTGAAAGATGCTACCAATGAAGCTTTGAGAGATTGGATAAACAACCCTGTCGACACGCATTACATCATCGGCTCCGTGGTAGGACCACATCCTTATCCAGATATGGTGGCAAGGTTTCAGTCCATTATTTCGGAAGAAACCAAAAAACAATTATTAGAAAAAACAGGCAAGGAAACACCAGATATTGTTATGGCCTGCGTAGGTGGCGGGTCAAATGCAGCAGGCATGTTTTATCACTTTTTAGATGATGAAGATGTACAATTAATTGCTGTTGAAGCTGCTGGCCATGGTGTAGACAGTGGAGAATCCGCCGCGACCACGGTTTTAGGAAATGAAGGGGTACTACATGGCAGCCGTTCGATTCTGATGCAAACGGAACATGGCCAAGTCATCGAACCTTATTCCATCTCGGCCGGACTGGACTATCCAGGAATTGGCCCCCAACATGCTTGGCTTTTCAAATCCGGTCGCGGCTCCTATGTGAGTGCGACAGATGATGAAGCCATGCAGGCAGGACTACAATTGACAAAATTAGAAGGTATCATTCCGGCTATAGAAAGTTCGCATGCATTGGCTCACCTAGAAAAAATGAACTTTAAAGGAGACGAAACTGTGGTCATCTGTCTTTCTGGACGTGGCGACAAGGATTTGGACAATTACATGAAATATTTCGGTTTATAA
- a CDS encoding TonB-dependent receptor: protein MHLFRYLLVFIFIAVGTGLFAQNNINTEKFEVSGNCAMCKKRIETAGKDAGAKSIEWDSSTGIATVTYDSSKNSLDKIKQGIAEAGHDTKEFRAPDATYEELHECCLYPRMDAEQEHDHDHDHAEEGHQHEEGQEHNHDDDGGHNHDHDHEVTGVVVNESEKGDLTPITEVTIFWLDNPSKKVKTNENGVFKIMHQKPYRKLVISHASMQGDTIEVKNLHEVLVVQAKNNTLQEIVVTRRQKSNYISKLTPNRVETITAKELFKAACCDLSESFETNASVDVVSSDAVTGSKQIQMLGLAGIYTQLTVEGLPGPRGFASPLGLNSIAGTWIEAINISKGIGSVANGFENMAGQINVELKKPHNSEKLFFNAYANNMGRTDVNLNLSHHINEKWSVGLLLHDNFMYNKKMNFSDNGFRDIPVGNLFSGVNRWHFENGKGIIAQFGVKFLHDDRIGGQIEFNENTDKLTTNKYGLGFKNQRIEGFGKLGYVFPTNKHRSIGLQLSASQYKQESFFGLNTYDNEQNSYYANLLFQDIIGDVSHKYKVGASVQYDHYDEDLKRENSNNDYAYNFGRKEAVTGVFAEYTFSPSEKFDAVLGIRQDYNNLYGWFTTPRAVLRYEPILGTTLRLSSGRGQRTANIFAENLGIFASSRAINGLANLASGEHAYGLKPEVSWNTGFTVDQSFQLFGRESGVSVELFHNNFQNQVVVDFENPREVSFYNLDGKSYSNSLQAEFRFMPAPHFEARMAYRMLDVETEYKSGKLQKPLTAKHRGFMNLAYNTHSGWHFDYTLNVVGKKRLPNTSSNPVEYQLASQSDAYVTMNAQVSKTLGKNKNFDIYIGGENLSNFYQKDPILAFDQPFGQHFDTNMLWGPMTGRMFYTGIRYHIK from the coding sequence ATGCACTTATTTAGATATTTATTAGTATTTATTTTTATAGCTGTGGGCACAGGACTGTTCGCCCAAAACAATATTAACACCGAGAAATTTGAAGTTTCTGGCAATTGTGCCATGTGTAAGAAACGGATCGAGACTGCGGGCAAAGATGCCGGCGCAAAATCCATTGAATGGGATAGCAGTACTGGTATTGCTACTGTAACCTATGATTCCAGCAAAAATTCCTTAGATAAAATTAAACAGGGAATCGCTGAAGCCGGTCATGACACCAAAGAATTCCGTGCACCGGATGCAACCTATGAAGAATTACATGAATGCTGTCTGTACCCTAGAATGGATGCAGAGCAGGAGCATGACCACGACCATGACCATGCGGAGGAAGGCCATCAGCATGAGGAAGGCCAAGAACACAATCACGATGACGATGGCGGACATAACCACGACCATGACCATGAGGTTACTGGAGTCGTAGTTAATGAAAGTGAAAAAGGGGATTTGACCCCTATTACCGAAGTTACCATTTTCTGGTTGGACAACCCGAGCAAAAAGGTTAAGACCAATGAAAATGGCGTTTTCAAAATCATGCACCAGAAGCCTTATAGAAAGTTAGTGATCTCACATGCCAGTATGCAGGGGGATACCATCGAGGTAAAAAACCTACATGAAGTCCTCGTTGTACAGGCAAAGAACAACACTTTACAGGAAATCGTGGTCACTAGAAGACAGAAATCCAATTACATTTCTAAATTGACCCCAAACCGTGTAGAGACTATCACGGCGAAAGAACTTTTCAAGGCGGCATGTTGTGATCTAAGTGAAAGCTTTGAGACGAATGCTTCCGTGGATGTAGTAAGCAGCGATGCCGTAACGGGCAGTAAACAGATCCAAATGCTAGGACTTGCTGGTATCTATACCCAACTTACCGTTGAAGGTCTACCAGGACCTAGAGGCTTCGCTTCACCCTTAGGATTGAACAGTATTGCCGGAACTTGGATCGAAGCCATCAATATCAGCAAAGGCATTGGTTCAGTGGCCAATGGATTTGAAAACATGGCTGGCCAAATCAACGTTGAACTGAAGAAACCCCATAACAGCGAGAAGTTATTTTTTAATGCCTACGCCAACAATATGGGCCGTACCGATGTCAATCTAAACCTTTCGCATCATATCAATGAGAAATGGTCTGTTGGACTATTGCTGCATGATAACTTCATGTACAACAAGAAAATGAACTTCAGTGACAATGGCTTCCGTGATATTCCAGTAGGAAACCTATTCTCAGGTGTAAACCGTTGGCATTTCGAAAACGGCAAAGGAATCATTGCCCAGTTCGGCGTGAAATTCCTTCACGATGATAGAATTGGTGGACAGATTGAATTCAACGAGAATACTGATAAATTGACGACCAATAAATATGGTCTAGGATTCAAAAACCAAAGAATTGAAGGTTTTGGTAAATTGGGCTATGTATTCCCGACAAACAAACACCGTAGTATCGGGCTTCAATTATCTGCAAGTCAATATAAACAAGAAAGTTTCTTTGGATTGAACACCTACGATAATGAACAAAACTCCTATTATGCAAACCTATTGTTCCAGGATATCATCGGCGATGTATCCCACAAATATAAGGTTGGAGCTTCTGTTCAATATGACCACTATGATGAAGATCTGAAACGCGAAAATTCCAACAATGACTATGCCTACAATTTTGGCCGTAAAGAGGCTGTAACTGGCGTATTTGCAGAATACACCTTCAGCCCTAGCGAAAAGTTTGATGCTGTATTGGGAATCCGTCAGGATTACAACAATCTATATGGTTGGTTTACTACGCCAAGAGCAGTTTTGCGTTATGAGCCAATCCTGGGAACTACCCTCCGCTTAAGCTCAGGTCGCGGACAGCGTACTGCCAATATCTTTGCCGAAAACCTAGGTATCTTTGCCTCAAGCAGGGCTATCAACGGATTGGCAAACCTTGCTAGTGGCGAACATGCCTATGGACTTAAACCAGAAGTATCTTGGAATACAGGATTTACTGTTGACCAAAGCTTCCAGCTTTTCGGAAGGGAATCTGGCGTGTCCGTGGAACTATTCCATAACAACTTCCAAAATCAAGTAGTCGTTGATTTTGAAAACCCCCGTGAAGTATCATTCTATAACTTAGACGGGAAATCATACTCCAATAGCTTACAGGCTGAATTCAGATTTATGCCCGCTCCACACTTCGAAGCCAGAATGGCTTACCGTATGCTCGATGTGGAAACAGAATATAAATCAGGAAAGCTACAGAAACCGTTGACTGCTAAGCACCGTGGATTCATGAACCTAGCCTACAATACCCATTCAGGCTGGCATTTTGACTATACGCTGAACGTAGTGGGCAAAAAAAGATTGCCTAATACCAGCAGTAATCCAGTAGAATATCAATTGGCAAGTCAATCTGATGCCTATGTAACCATGAATGCTCAGGTGAGCAAAACATTGGGCAAGAACAAAAATTTTGATATTTATATCGGTGGGGAAAACTTAAGCAACTTCTATCAAAAAGATCCAATCTTGGCGTTTGACCAACCATTTGGTCAACATTTTGACACAAACATGCTTTGGGGACCTATGACCGGTAGAATGTTCTACACAGGAATTAGATATCATATTAAGTAA
- a CDS encoding Maf family nucleotide pyrophosphatase: MIVQEKLKAIPIILGSKSPRRKELLKSMDIDFTVEVRETDESFDETLSPEEVVQHIAEAKLAAFHEPSLYDKLIICADTIVVDHLSAVIGKPKDAEEAVEVITGLSGKEHLVFTAVAMAYQGETRSFVEATKVWFNKLEKEEINYYVKNYQPMDKAGSYGIQEWIGRIGIERIEGSYENVIGLPTARLQKELKEMFAV; this comes from the coding sequence ATGATAGTCCAAGAAAAATTAAAAGCGATCCCAATCATCTTGGGTTCTAAATCACCCCGAAGAAAGGAGCTATTGAAGTCCATGGATATAGATTTCACGGTAGAGGTTCGGGAAACCGATGAATCCTTTGATGAAACCTTGTCTCCTGAAGAGGTCGTTCAACATATTGCAGAAGCAAAATTGGCGGCATTCCATGAACCTTCATTATATGATAAGTTAATTATTTGCGCTGATACCATTGTCGTAGATCATTTGTCTGCTGTAATAGGGAAGCCAAAGGATGCCGAAGAGGCTGTAGAGGTAATTACTGGCCTAAGCGGCAAGGAACATTTGGTCTTTACTGCAGTTGCCATGGCTTATCAAGGCGAGACAAGATCATTTGTTGAGGCGACGAAGGTATGGTTCAACAAATTGGAGAAAGAGGAAATCAATTATTATGTTAAAAACTATCAGCCCATGGATAAGGCAGGCTCTTACGGCATTCAAGAATGGATAGGCAGAATTGGTATTGAGAGAATTGAAGGTTCTTATGAAAATGTGATCGGATTGCCTACGGCCAGGTTGCAAAAGGAACTCAAGGAAATGTTTGCTGTATAA
- the floA gene encoding flotillin-like protein FloA (flotillin-like protein involved in membrane lipid rafts) codes for MDSPIQLVLIITGSVIAIFFLLYLLPVNLWFTAQLSNVKISLLNLVLMRLRKVPPSLVTNAMITSTKAGLKITSNEIETHYLAGGNVNKVIKALISADKANIPLDFKLATAIDLAGRDVFDAVQLSVNPQVINTPPVAAVAKDGIQLIAKARVTVRANINQLVGGAGEETILARVGEGIVTTIGSSANHKEVLENPDRISKTVLSKGLDSGTAFEILSIDIADIDIGENVGAKLQTDQAEADLKVANARAEERRAMAVATEQEMRAKAQEAKAKVIEAESQVPMAMAEAFRNGNLGIMDYYKMQNIQADTDMRTSIAKPQGPDKK; via the coding sequence ATGGATTCACCGATTCAATTAGTTCTAATCATTACTGGGTCAGTAATAGCTATTTTTTTCCTGTTGTATTTGTTGCCAGTAAATCTTTGGTTTACGGCCCAATTGTCGAATGTAAAGATCAGTCTTTTGAATTTAGTACTGATGAGATTGCGTAAGGTTCCACCATCCTTGGTGACCAATGCCATGATTACCTCGACTAAAGCCGGCTTGAAAATTACTTCCAATGAGATCGAAACCCACTATTTAGCGGGAGGAAATGTAAATAAAGTAATCAAGGCACTGATTTCTGCGGATAAAGCAAATATTCCTTTGGATTTTAAGTTGGCCACAGCCATTGACCTTGCGGGACGTGATGTTTTTGATGCGGTACAGCTTTCCGTAAATCCTCAGGTTATCAATACGCCTCCAGTTGCAGCCGTCGCAAAAGATGGTATTCAGTTGATTGCGAAGGCAAGGGTTACCGTTCGTGCAAATATCAATCAATTGGTCGGGGGTGCTGGTGAAGAAACCATTCTTGCCCGTGTCGGTGAAGGTATTGTGACAACAATTGGTTCCTCTGCCAACCATAAGGAGGTTTTGGAAAATCCAGACCGTATTTCAAAAACTGTTCTTTCCAAGGGATTGGATTCCGGAACGGCCTTTGAAATCTTATCCATTGATATTGCAGACATCGATATTGGTGAAAACGTAGGTGCGAAACTTCAGACCGATCAGGCCGAGGCAGACCTAAAAGTTGCTAATGCAAGAGCCGAAGAACGTAGAGCGATGGCTGTTGCAACCGAACAGGAAATGCGTGCGAAAGCTCAGGAAGCCAAGGCTAAGGTAATCGAAGCTGAATCGCAAGTTCCAATGGCTATGGCTGAAGCATTCAGAAATGGCAACTTGGGTATAATGGACTACTATAAAATGCAAAATATCCAAGCAGATACCGATATGAGAACATCTATAGCGAAGCCGCAAGGACCTGATAAAAAATAA
- the trpA gene encoding tryptophan synthase subunit alpha, translated as MIKINKQAKGLLSIYFTAGYPTLDSTLDIAEALEKAGADFLEIGFPYSDPVADGPTIQHSSEVALENGMTLKVLFEQLKDLRKRVSIPVFLMGYVNPVLQYGVENFCKACKEVGVNGTIIPDLPMYEYEELYQGVFEENQVSNVFLVTPQTSADRIRKIDSLSTNFIYLLSSNATTGTKLNVQEQSESYFQRIKDMELENPVVIGFGIHNKDTFQKATKYANGAIVGTAFVKLLTEENYLEKIPDFISSIKG; from the coding sequence ATGATAAAGATTAACAAACAGGCAAAAGGATTGCTATCTATATATTTTACCGCTGGCTACCCAACGCTGGACAGCACCCTTGATATTGCAGAAGCACTGGAAAAAGCAGGTGCGGATTTCCTTGAAATTGGATTCCCCTACTCGGATCCGGTTGCCGATGGACCTACCATCCAACATAGTTCAGAAGTAGCACTGGAAAACGGCATGACCTTAAAGGTTTTGTTCGAACAATTGAAGGATCTACGAAAAAGAGTCAGTATCCCAGTATTTCTAATGGGTTATGTGAATCCCGTCCTTCAATATGGCGTAGAGAACTTCTGTAAAGCCTGCAAGGAGGTCGGAGTGAACGGCACGATCATCCCTGACCTTCCAATGTATGAATATGAAGAGCTGTACCAAGGAGTATTTGAAGAGAACCAAGTGAGCAATGTCTTTTTGGTAACCCCACAGACATCTGCCGACAGAATTAGAAAAATCGACTCTCTTTCGACAAACTTTATTTATCTCCTTTCTTCGAATGCAACCACTGGAACAAAATTAAATGTTCAGGAACAATCAGAAAGCTATTTCCAGAGGATTAAAGATATGGAGCTAGAGAACCCTGTCGTGATAGGTTTTGGGATCCACAATAAGGACACCTTTCAAAAAGCTACAAAATATGCCAATGGCGCCATTGTAGGAACTGCATTTGTCAAGTTATTGACAGAGGAAAACTACTTGGAGAAAATACCAGATTTCATTTCCTCCATTAAAGGATAG